A window of Polyodon spathula isolate WHYD16114869_AA unplaced genomic scaffold, ASM1765450v1 scaffolds_1422, whole genome shotgun sequence contains these coding sequences:
- the LOC121309658 gene encoding uncharacterized protein LOC121309658, with protein MRVFKSNEQLCIVLVIMCLTSVTSHKKTGCIQVNHCKYIVNDGSGVIDLAALGDSDGFLVRYGKVPAADVSEGSEILVSFSPCHPFSEPVAEIAATECLDVAVCLIVRHHAGTGQARSYLNFGRHEGGEFNYSNQTQTLSVTYPALYRSSTKTMVHYRCSGNRSVSYSQVLSSPDAFEIFVQSPCACPNRCYLEDVGPGTIILIILCLAAAAYFILGSCALRPIRTPNGIQIVPEENMWCVLCYAFAEKQGRKRRKSYCLKGDTF; from the exons ATGAGGGTCTTCAAAAGCAACGAGCAGCTCTGTATTGTATTAGTTATTATGTGTTTAACTTCAGTGACTTCTCACAAGAAGACGGGCTGCATTCAAGTGAATCACTGTAAGTATATCGTGAATGACGGCTCGGGAGTGATCGACCTGGCGGCCCTGGGCGACTCGGATGGCTTTCTGGTGAGGTATGGAAAGGTGCCCGCCGCGGACGTGTCTGAGGGTTCCGAGATTCTGGTGTCCTTCAGCCCGTGTCACCCCTTCAGCGAGCCCGTCGCGGAGATCGCTGCCACAGAGTGCCTGGACGTGGCTGTGTGCCTGATAGTCAG ACATCACGCTGGTACAGGGCAGGCCCGCAGCTACCTAAACTTCGGAAGACACGAGGGAGGCGAGTTTAATTACAGCAACCAAACGCAAACCCTCTCTGTGACTTACCCCG CCTTGTACAGGAGCTCGACAAAGACCATGGTTCACTACCGCTGCAGCGGCAACCGCTCAGTCTCTTACTCCCAGGTCTTGTCCAGCCCCGACGCGTTCGAGATCTTCGTGCAGAGCCCCTGCGCCTGCCCCAACCGCTGCTACCTGGAGGACGTGGGGCCCGGAACCATCATACTAATCATCCTGTGTCTCGCTGCCGCTGCTTATTTCATACTGG GGTCCTGTGCGCTCCGGCCCATCAGAACTCCCAACGGAATCCAGATCGTCCCCGAAGAGAACATGTGGTGCGTTTTGTGCTATGCCTTCGCGGAGAAGCAGGGGCGCAAGCGTCGGAAGAGCTACTGCTTGAAGGGGGACACGTTTTGA
- the dpm2 gene encoding dolichol phosphate-mannose biosynthesis regulatory protein: protein MASSVDQAVGLGLVGFSLVLFVYYTLWVIVLPFVDSDHAIHGYFLPREYSVILPGVAALVLVLFVGTFIVVVMWKNRKTKKTQ from the exons ATG GCGTCAAGTGTGGACCAGGCAGTGGGGCTGGGGCTGGTCGGCTTCAGCCTGGTACTCTTCGTATATTACACATTGTGGGTGATCGTTCTG CCCTTTGTAGACAGCGATCATGCGATCCACGGTTACTTCCTGCCCCGGGAGTACTCCGTCATTCTGCCAGGCGTTGCTGCGCTCGTTCTCGTGTTGTTTGTTG GGACTTTTATCGTGGTGGTAATGTGgaagaacagaaaaacaaagaagaCACAGTGA